In Leisingera sp. NJS204, the DNA window GCGGGTTAAAGGGTTTGGCCAAGTAGTCGTCTGCACCGGTTTCCAGCCCGGTTATCCGGTCGTGCTCCTCGCCCAAGGCGGTCAACAGCAGCACAGGCAATTGCCCTTCTTGAGATAAGCGTTTGCAAACGGACAGCCCGTCCTCACCTGGCATCATCACATCCAGAACAACCAGATCGAAGCTTCCGGAGGTGAGCATCGCATCCATTTCTTTGGCGTCTTTGGCGGCGGAGGACCGCAGGCCGTTTTTCTCCAGGTAACGTGTGACCGCTGACCGGATTTCACGGTGATCGTCGACCACCAGAATATGGGGGGTGTTGCTCATACTTGTTTGAAATATACGAACACTGCAGCAAGGTTCGAGAGAGATTTGTCGCGAAGTGTATCAGAGGCAGCTTCGCTTGCTTCTCTGTTTGCGCAGTAATGAAAACACATAGCAGCGAGCGAGCAGTGTGAGGTTACCTGACTTGCAGAAGAGCTTTCTTGCTTATCTGCGAGTGCATTAACTTAAGGACCCACATGAACGAGCCGTATTGTCCGGCAGAGTGAATTGCGACGGTCGGCCGCTTGACCCGGATGGGTAGGAAAGGCATCGTTGTATGTGTCCGTGAACTTAGCCACGAAAACGGGATAAACTGAGCAGTGCGCCTCTTTACCAGACTGGAAATTGGGTATTTGCTGCTGGCTGCGGGTCTACTCGTCGCAGTTATCTTCCTGTCTGCAAGCCAGGCCAATGCACACGGGGCTGGCGGCGGAGCGCATATCGCTGTCACTGTTCAGGACATTGATCAAGAACAGGCGGGCAGTGGCCATACTGAACACTGTCATGGCAGTTCGCTCTGTGGTGGTTTTGCTGTTCTCATAGGCAATTGCCTTTCAATGCGGCCAAGCATGCAGATCTCTCGTCATGATATGCCGCTGGCCCTATTGAGGCCGTTTACGATCACTGGCTTTGATCCGCCGCCTCCCCGTTACCTTTCCTGAACACTGATCCTGCGCCTTCAAAGCGCAATCTCAAACTATTTCAGGAAAACAAGATGACACTTTCCAAACTGGTTTCCGGCGCCGCATTGGCGTCGCTCATTGCTGTAGCTGCTCATGCCCACAGCGGTGCAACAGGCATCGTAAAGGAACGGATGGATGGCATGGGAGTTATGAAAGACAGCATGAAAGTGCTGGCTCCGATGATGCAGGGGAAAACAGCCTATGATGCAGCGGCAGTTCGAAGAGAAGCTGAAAAAAATAGGAGCCCATGCAGGTGAGGTCCTGACGACGCTCTTTCCGGAGGGTTCAAATGGGCATCCATCTGAAGCCAAGGCTGAGATATGGACCGATTGGAAAGGTTTTAGCGATCTCGCGGAAAGATTGCAGACCTATTCTGATGGCCTGGCCTCGGTGGCGGAGAGCGGGTTGATGATGTCAGAAACCCAAGGGACAGGCATGATGTCCAACGGCACAATGATGGGATCATCTCATATGGGTTCAGGAAGCATGATGGGCGGCAGCATGATGGGCGGCGGCGCAATGATGGGCGGCAGTCCAAGTGCCGAGGCCCTGTCCCAGATGCCTGCCGACGGCGTGTTCATGATGCTGAGCCAAACCTGCTCTGCCTGCCATACCCGTTTCCGTGAGGAGTGAGGCTGGGTCATGAAGCGCATATTACGTTTTGCCCTTGGCACCGCAGTTACGGCGTCGGCAGCCCTGGCCGCAGCGGCCGAATGGACGTGTCGCGGTTTGATGCCGCTCCTTTGATAGCATTTATTGCAGCAAAGGAGACGAACTATGGGACTGAAACGGACAGAAGAATTCCGGGCCGATGCGGTGCGGATTGCGCTGACGAGCGGGCTGAGCAGGAAGCAAGTGGCCTCTGATTTGGGTGTTGGCCTTTCGACCCTGAACAAGTGGATCACAGCGCATCGCGACACCGAGGTGGTATCCGACAAAGACCTCGACCTTGCCCGAGAGAATGAACGGCTTCGACGGGAGAACCGCATTCTCAAGGAGGAGAGGGAGATCTTAAAAAAGGCAACGCAGTTCTTCGCGGGCCAAAAGCCATGAGGTTCAGGTTCATCGAAGAACACACTGATACCTTCAGCGCCAAGCGGATGTGCAATGTGCTGGATGTCAGTGAGCGCGGTCTACGGGCCTATCGCAGCCGCCCGGCCAGTCAAAGGCAGCGCACTGACATGGTCGTTCTGGCGCATATCAAGGAACAATCTCGCCTCAGCCTGGGCAGTTATGGCCGCCCACGGATGACCGAGGAACTGAAGGAGTTGGGCCTGAACATTGGCCATCGTCGCGTCGGGCGTTTGATGCGTGAGAATGGCATCCGTGTCGAACGATCTAAGAAATACAAGGTGACGACCATTGCCCGGCAGACGATTGCGAAGCAATCAGCCGAGAGGGGGACAGCAACCACGCCTTCAACATCGCACCCAATCTGCTGAACCGGGATTTCTGCGCAGATGCGCCCAATCAGAAATGGGCAGGTGACATAAGTTACGTGTGGACGCGCGAGGGCTGGCTCTACCTGGCGGTGATCCTTGATCTGCATTCCCGGCGGGTGATCGGTTGGGCCATCAGCAATCGGATGAAGCGGGACTTGGCGATCCGGGCGCTGAACATGGCTATAGCCTTCAGATCACCGCCTATGGGCTGCATTCATCATACGGATCGTGGATCGCAATACTGTTCTCATGACTATCAGATAATCCTGCGACAACACGGGTTCAGCGTGTCCCCCTCTCATGCATGTAAACATGCACTGCCGGGGCAGTGGATGAGCGGCAAGGGAAATTGCTACGACAACTCGGCGGTCGAAACGTTCTTCAAAACGATCAAGGCAGAGCTGATCTGGCGAAGGTCGTGGCCAACGCGTAGGGCCGTTGAACTGGCCATCTTCAACTACATCAATGGCTTCTACAATCCGCGACGGCGGCACTCAGCATTGGGCTGGAAAAGCCCCGTCGCATTCGAACGGAAAGTGGCCTAAACGAGCACTTGGAGCGGCACGAAAACGGGACACGTCCAGTTCTTGGAAGCCGACTTTAGTGCCGCCTGCGGCGAACTTGCGGCATGAGCCCCATTTTTCCGGATTCTGCGCTTTGCACGAACGTCCGGTATATGACGAGCATTCTATGCAAAGGCGTTGAGCTGACTTAAAAGGCTGGTTCAGCCTGGACCATCTAAAGGTATTATTGGGGCTTTAGTTTGAGGGCAGCTGTCGATTGCCCCACAGTGTATCCAATCCTCAAGGGCATTTCATGCCCGGCCAGTTTTGGAATGTCCCAAATGACCAGCAGTGCAAACAATACTGTAAGTTGCCACAGGTTTGCACAGGCGAAACCGCGTCAATCAGAGTTTTTCTTCAAGGCTTTGCCGAGAAAGCCCCTTGAGGCGTCTATTTTGATTTCAGCCGCTGGTTAGCTGCAACCGAAGCAGGGGTAAGTCACAGAGTTCTTTTTCCGAACTTGTTGTTGTGACCATTCTGATGGGGAAGACCGGTAGGGCAGCAGCCCGCGCCGGAGTGTCAGAAGAGGGTTTGGAAATGGCTGTAGAAAAGGTGGACACGCTGGTTGTCGGAGCAGGCCAGGCAGGAGTGGCCATGAGCGAGCACCTGACCAATCAAGGCGTGCCGCATCTGGTGCTGGAAAAGAACCGGATTGCCGAGGCCTGGCGGACCGGGCGCTGGGACTCGCTGGTTGCCAACGGCCCCGCCTGGCATGACCGTTTCCCGAACCTGGAGTACGAAGGAACTGACCCCGAGGCCTTTCCGGCCAAAGAGAGGGTTGCGGACTACATGGTTGAATATGCGGAACGGTTCAAAGCGCCCATCCGCACCGGAGTTGAAGTGACCAGAGCCGAGCGTATTGATGGCACCGGCGGTTTCCGGGTCGAAACCTCGGATGGTGTGATCGAGACAAAGCGGATTGTGGCGGCAACCGGCGCATTCCAGCATCCTGTGATCCCGCCTGTGGTGCCCGAGGGCGCGGCGGTGAACCAGCTGCATTCTTTCCATTACCGCAACCCGGGGCAGCTGCCGGAGGGCGCTGTGCTTGTGGTCGGCGCTGGCTCCTCGGGGGCGCAGATCGCCGATGAGCTGAACCGGGCAGGCCGCAAGGTCTATCTTTCGGTCGGACCGCATGACCGGCCGCCGCGCATGTACCGCGACCGCGATTTTGTCTGGTGGCTGGGCGTTCTGGGCCTGTGGGATCAGGCGGCGCTGGAACCGGGCAAGGAACATGTGACGATCTCGGTCAGCGGTGCCTATGGCGGCCAGACCATGGATTTCCGCCGCCTGGCCGGTGAGGGAGTGACGCTTCTGGGCCTGACCGAGTCCTATGAAAACGGGACCATGAATTTTGCCGGAGACCTGCAGGACAATATTGCGGCAGGCGACGCGGACTACCTGAAAATGCTGGATCTGGCGGATGCCTATGTCGAACGCACCGGCATCAATCTGCCGGAGGAGCCGGAGGCCCGAAAGGCCTTCCCTAATCCGGACAGCCTAACCAGCCCGCTCCGCGCGCTGGATCTGGACAAAGAAGGCATCACGACCATCCTTTGGGCCACCGGCTTCCGCCAGGATTTCTCCTGGATGCAGGTCGATGCCTTTGACGGTGCCGGCCGCCCGCAGCATCAGCGCGGTGTGTCGGCTGAGCCAGGGATCTACTTCCTGGGCCTGCCCTGGCAGTCGCGCCGCGGCTCGACCTTCATCTGGGGGGTCTGGCATGATGCCAAACATGTGGCCGACCAGATCGCCATCCAGCGTCATTACGAAGGTTACCGGGGGTCTGGTGAGGCCTGAACCTTCGGTTCGCTGCAGAAAATGACAAAAGTGCCGGCAAGCATTGCCAATGCCCGGACACGCTATCCCGCCATGCCAGGAGGACATCATGGCCCATACCCGCATCCGCAAGTTCAACACCAAAATCACCTACCCGGAACAGAACCTCGACAACGACCTGTGCCAGGCGGTGGTAACGCAGGGCGGCAAGACCGTCTATCTGCGCGGCCAGTGCCCGCAGAATCTGGATGATGCCAAGAACATCGAAAGCCACGACCCCGTCGAGCAGACCCACAAGGTGATGCAAAACATCCAGCAGCTGATCGAGGAATGCGGCGGCACAATGGAGCATCTGGTCAAGGTGGTGGTCTATATCACCGACGTGCGCCACCGCGAGGCCGTTTACCGCACCATGGGCGAATACATCAAAGGCGTGCATCCTGTTTCTACCGGCCTAGTGGTGCAGGCGCTGGCACGGCCGGAATGGCTGGTGGAGATCGACGGCACCGCAGTCATTCCGGACTGAGACCGGAATTAGAGGACGGAAGCGAGAAGGCTGCCTGCCCCCTCGCACTCCCCCGGGGATATTTACAGCCAGATGAAGGGCGGATCCGATTTGGCGGCACTTAAGGAGACAAGGCAATGACATTTTCGCTTGTGGCGCGCTGCGTAGAGACCGGCATGTTCGGGATTGCCATATCGTCCTCGTCGCCCGCGGTTGCGGCGCGCTGTTCCTTTGCCCGTGCGGGTGTCGGCGCGGTGGCCAGCCAGAATGTGACCGATCCCAGCCTCGGCCCGCTGGCATTGGACCTGATGGAGCAGGGGCTGACGGCTGCAGAGGCTGTCGAGCAAATTCGCAAGCAGGGCAAGTTCATCGAATACCGCCAAGTGCTGGCGGTGGACAAGGCCGGCGGCACCGCGATCCATTCCGGGCCGAACAGTCTTGGCATCTGGACCCAGGCCGAAGGGCTTGATGTGGTCTCGGGCGGCAACCTCTTGGCCAATGACGGGGTGTGCCAAGCCATCGTGGACGGGTTTTCGGCATCATCAGGACATCTTGGCGATCGGCTGATTGCCGCAATGCGGGCCGGGCTGGCGGCTGGCGGCGAGGCCGGACCGGTGCATTCGGCAGGCATGAAGATCGTCGACAAGGTGAGCTGGCCGGTTGCGGACCTGCGCTGCGATTGGACCGGGGACTGCCCGATCGAAAACATCGCCGCCGCCTGGGAGATCTACAAGCCGCAGCTGGACGCCTACGTTCAGCGCGCACTCGACCCGCGCGAGGCGCCGTCTTACGGCGTGCCGGGCGACGAATAATCAGGAGAGAGACTATGCTGGACTATACATCGGACGAGTGGAAATCCCGTGCGGCGGCCCTCTCTTTCCGCAGTCAGGCCTTCATTGACGGCAAGTTCACGGATGCGGTTTCGGGCAAAACCTTTGCCTGCGTGAACCCGGCAACCGGTGAGGTGCTGGCGCAGGTATCCGAATGTGATGAAGAGGACGTGAACCGAGCCGTGGCGGCGGGCCGCAGGGCGTTCGCGGACGGGCGCTGGTCGCGGATGGCGCCGGGGGATCGCAAGGCGGTGATGCTGAAGCTGGCGGACCTGATCCGGGAAAACCTGGAAGAGATGGCGCTGCTGGACAGTCTGGATATGGGTAAGCTGGTGACGGATGCCGCCACCATCGACGCCCCCGGATCTGCGCATTTCTTCCAGTGGTACGCTGAGGCCATCGACAAGGTCTATGATGAGGTGGCGCCGACCGGACCGGGTGATCTGGCGCTGGTCAGCCGCGTGCCGTTAGGTGTGGTAGGCGCAGTGACACCCTGGAACTTCCCGCTGGACATGGCGACCTGGAAGGCGGCAGCGGCGCTGGCAGTGGGTAATTCCATGGTGCTGAAACCGGCGGAACAGTCGCCGCTGTCTGCCGTGCGGCTGGCCGAGCTGGCGGCAGAGGCCGGAGTGCCGGACGGGGTCTTCAACGTGGTGCCGGGCTATGGTGCCACTGCGGGTAAGGCGCTGGGGCTGCATATGGATGTGGATTGCCTCGCCTTCACTGGCTCCACCGCAATCGGCAAGATGTTCATGCAGTACTCGGGGCAGTCGAACCTGAAACAGGTCTGGCCGGAGACCGGCGGCAAGTCTCCTAACCTGGTGTTTGCGGATTGCGAGGATCTGGAGGCGGCTGCCGACATGGCTGCCTTTGGCATCTTCTTCAATCAGGGTGAGGTCTGTTCGGCCAACTCGCGGCTCTATGTGGAGCGTTCGATCAAGGATGCCTTTGTCGAGAAGCTGATTGCCCGCGCCGAGGCGACCCAGCCGGGGGATCCGCTGGATCCGGCCTCGAAGATGGGCGCCATCGTGGATGAGAAGCAAACCGAGGGCATCATGCGCTTTGTCGAAGCAGGCAAGTCTTCGGCCAATCTGGTGGCTGGTGGTGAGCGCGTGACGGTCGGTGGCAAGGGCTGTTTTGTGCAGCCGACGATCTTTGATGATGTCAGCCACGACAACCCGCTGGCGCGGGATGAAATTTTTGGCCCGGTGCTGTCGGTCATTCCGTTTGATAGCGAGGAGGAGGCCGTCGCCATGGCCAATGACTCGATCTACGGGCTGGCGGCTTCGGTCTGGACGGACAACCTCAGCCGCGCCTGCCGGGTGTCGGACAAGCTGCAAGTGGGGACGGTCTCGGTCAACACGGTGGACGCACTTTCGGCGCAGACACCCTTTGGCGGTATGAAACAGTCAGGCTTCGGGCGCGATCTGTCGCTGCACAGCCTGGAAAAATATACCGCGCTGAAAACCACTTGGATCAAATACCGGACTTGATAAGCTTGGGCTGGCACAGGCATAGTCGCAGACATGCCTTTGCGTTTCACCCTGCGTCAGCTTGAGTATTTCGTCGCCGTCGGCGAGGCCGGGTCAATTGCCCTGGCTTCGGAGAAGGTGAACGTGTCCTCGCCTTCGATATCATCGGCGGTGTCGCAGCTGGAAAATGAGTTCGGCCTGCAGCTGTTCGTGCGCAAGCACGCGCAGGGCCTGTCGCTGACTCAGGCCGGCCATCAATTCATGGATCAGGCGCGTGCGGTTCTCTATGAGGCGGGCGCGCTCAGCCGTCTGGCGGACAATATCTCGGGCTTTGTGCAGGGGCCCTTGTCAGTCGGCTGCCTGCTGACTTTCGCCCAACTGATCGTGCCGGGGCTGCGCCGCCAGTTTGAGGCGCTATATCCGGCGGTTACTATCAGCCAATTGGAGCGCGATCAGGCCGGGCTGATTGGGCTGATCCGGCAGGCACGGATCGACGTGGCGCTGACCTATGACCTGAACATCCCGGCGGACCTGACATTCAACGCGCTGGCGGAGCTGCCGCCCTACGCGTTGTTGAGCGAAGATCACCCGCTGGCAGACCGCGAGAGCGTCACTGTCGAAGACCTGGCCGCGCATCCGATGGTGCTGCTGGATCTGCCGCTGAGCGCCGAATACTTTCTTTCCATCTTCGAAGATGCAGGTGCCGCTCCGCAGATTTCCGAGCGCACCCGCGACATGGCGGTAATGCGCGGATTGGTGGCGAACGGCTTTGGCTATTCCATTGCCAATATCCGCCCGGTGACAGACATGGCACCAGACGGGCGCAAGCTGCAGTTCGTGCCAATCGAAGGCAAGCTGCGGCCGATGCGGATGGGCCTGCTGACGGCTGAAGGGGCCGAGAACGTGCTGACCGTCAAAACCTTCATCAGCTACTGCCAGGAACGGATCACAGACGGCACTGTGCCAGGCATCCGTATCGGGGATGGCGGCGGCGCTTAGGCGGCGGCTAAGCAATGCTTCCGTAAGCGCAACTTTCGCCTTTGGCACAGTCCTGTACCCTTTTGGCAGCTCTGCACGAAGGAGATGGAAATTGCGCGATCCCCGCTATGATATTCTGTTCGAGCCGATGAAGATCGGCCCGCTCACCGCCAAGAACCGCTTTTACCAGGTGCCGCACTGCAACGGCGGCGGCTACCGCGACCCCTCTGCCGCGGCAGCCATGCGGGGCATCAAGGCCGAAGGCGGCTGGGGCGTGATCTTCACCGAACAATGCGAGATGCATCACACCTCTGAAATCACCCCCTTCATCGAATTGCGCCTGTGGGAGGACAAGGACATCCCGCAGCTCAGGAAGATGTCGGAGCGGATGAAG includes these proteins:
- a CDS encoding cytochrome c — its product is MTLSKLVSGAALASLIAVAAHAHSGATGIVKERMDGMGVMKDSMKVLAPMMQGKTAYDAAAVRREAEKNRSPCR
- a CDS encoding cytochrome c, encoding MMQRQFEEKLKKIGAHAGEVLTTLFPEGSNGHPSEAKAEIWTDWKGFSDLAERLQTYSDGLASVAESGLMMSETQGTGMMSNGTMMGSSHMGSGSMMGGSMMGGGAMMGGSPSAEALSQMPADGVFMMLSQTCSACHTRFREE
- a CDS encoding flavin-containing monooxygenase, which gives rise to MAVEKVDTLVVGAGQAGVAMSEHLTNQGVPHLVLEKNRIAEAWRTGRWDSLVANGPAWHDRFPNLEYEGTDPEAFPAKERVADYMVEYAERFKAPIRTGVEVTRAERIDGTGGFRVETSDGVIETKRIVAATGAFQHPVIPPVVPEGAAVNQLHSFHYRNPGQLPEGAVLVVGAGSSGAQIADELNRAGRKVYLSVGPHDRPPRMYRDRDFVWWLGVLGLWDQAALEPGKEHVTISVSGAYGGQTMDFRRLAGEGVTLLGLTESYENGTMNFAGDLQDNIAAGDADYLKMLDLADAYVERTGINLPEEPEARKAFPNPDSLTSPLRALDLDKEGITTILWATGFRQDFSWMQVDAFDGAGRPQHQRGVSAEPGIYFLGLPWQSRRGSTFIWGVWHDAKHVADQIAIQRHYEGYRGSGEA
- a CDS encoding RidA family protein; translated protein: MAHTRIRKFNTKITYPEQNLDNDLCQAVVTQGGKTVYLRGQCPQNLDDAKNIESHDPVEQTHKVMQNIQQLIEECGGTMEHLVKVVVYITDVRHREAVYRTMGEYIKGVHPVSTGLVVQALARPEWLVEIDGTAVIPD
- a CDS encoding DUF1028 domain-containing protein — translated: MTFSLVARCVETGMFGIAISSSSPAVAARCSFARAGVGAVASQNVTDPSLGPLALDLMEQGLTAAEAVEQIRKQGKFIEYRQVLAVDKAGGTAIHSGPNSLGIWTQAEGLDVVSGGNLLANDGVCQAIVDGFSASSGHLGDRLIAAMRAGLAAGGEAGPVHSAGMKIVDKVSWPVADLRCDWTGDCPIENIAAAWEIYKPQLDAYVQRALDPREAPSYGVPGDE
- a CDS encoding aldehyde dehydrogenase yields the protein MLDYTSDEWKSRAAALSFRSQAFIDGKFTDAVSGKTFACVNPATGEVLAQVSECDEEDVNRAVAAGRRAFADGRWSRMAPGDRKAVMLKLADLIRENLEEMALLDSLDMGKLVTDAATIDAPGSAHFFQWYAEAIDKVYDEVAPTGPGDLALVSRVPLGVVGAVTPWNFPLDMATWKAAAALAVGNSMVLKPAEQSPLSAVRLAELAAEAGVPDGVFNVVPGYGATAGKALGLHMDVDCLAFTGSTAIGKMFMQYSGQSNLKQVWPETGGKSPNLVFADCEDLEAAADMAAFGIFFNQGEVCSANSRLYVERSIKDAFVEKLIARAEATQPGDPLDPASKMGAIVDEKQTEGIMRFVEAGKSSANLVAGGERVTVGGKGCFVQPTIFDDVSHDNPLARDEIFGPVLSVIPFDSEEEAVAMANDSIYGLAASVWTDNLSRACRVSDKLQVGTVSVNTVDALSAQTPFGGMKQSGFGRDLSLHSLEKYTALKTTWIKYRT
- a CDS encoding LysR substrate-binding domain-containing protein, which gives rise to MPLRFTLRQLEYFVAVGEAGSIALASEKVNVSSPSISSAVSQLENEFGLQLFVRKHAQGLSLTQAGHQFMDQARAVLYEAGALSRLADNISGFVQGPLSVGCLLTFAQLIVPGLRRQFEALYPAVTISQLERDQAGLIGLIRQARIDVALTYDLNIPADLTFNALAELPPYALLSEDHPLADRESVTVEDLAAHPMVLLDLPLSAEYFLSIFEDAGAAPQISERTRDMAVMRGLVANGFGYSIANIRPVTDMAPDGRKLQFVPIEGKLRPMRMGLLTAEGAENVLTVKTFISYCQERITDGTVPGIRIGDGGGA